The Polaribacter sp. KT25b genome contains the following window.
AAATATACAAATTAAGAATTATCTTTTGTAACTTACTTTAAAAGAGATGTTAAGGAACGGTTTTTGCACAGGTTTTAGAAGTTTAAAATTTATTACTTTTACAAAGCACAAAATATAGTTATGAATCAAAAAATAATCCTTTTTTTTATATTTTTTTCTACAAGTTTCTTTGCTCAAAACATAAAATCTATACAATTAAGACCTTTACAAGAAGATAACTATTCTGCAATTATGCCTTTAGGAACCATTTTTGAATTGTCTTTTGATGATTTAGATGCAGACAGTAAAGATTATAATTACAAAATAGAACACATGACGCATGATTGGCAAAAGAGCAGATTACTATCTAGTCAATATATAGATGGTTTTGATGAAAACGCAATTATTGATGTTACTAATTCTTTTAATACATTTCAAAATTACACACATTATGCAGTGCAAATTCCGAATAAAAATTCTGTAATTACTAAAAGTGGAAATTATTTAATATCTGTTATCGATGATTATGATGAAGTTGTTTTTTCAAGAAAATTAGTTTTGTATGAAAACGCTACATCTGTTGGTGTTCAGGTTTCTAGAAGTAGAAATACAAAAAACATTAATACACAACAAACTGTAGAATTCACCATAAATCATCCTAATTTACGCATCAATAATCCATCACAAGAAATAAATGTTGTGATTCTAAAAAATGAAAACTGGAATGAAAAAATAACCAATTTACAACCAACATTTTTTAAACAAAACCAACT
Protein-coding sequences here:
- a CDS encoding DUF5103 domain-containing protein — encoded protein: MNQKIILFFIFFSTSFFAQNIKSIQLRPLQEDNYSAIMPLGTIFELSFDDLDADSKDYNYKIEHMTHDWQKSRLLSSQYIDGFDENAIIDVTNSFNTFQNYTHYAVQIPNKNSVITKSGNYLISVIDDYDEVVFSRKLVLYENATSVGVQVSRSRNTKNINTQQTVEFTINHPNLRINNPSQEINVVILKNENWNEKITNLQPTFFKQNQLQYTYTNKTNFWGGNEYLNFDSKFIRNKSLNVVKIEMKDIFHHYLYPYTYNENIKYKYNPDINGQFVIRTLNASIANTEADYAMMHFTLFADEPFAEKGVYVYGAFNNFEITEENRLFYNFENESYQGQILLKQGFYNYTFATVDENKNVDTNEINGSFFQTENEYNVIVYYKAFGGLYDRVVGIGTGYFNQNK